The Maridesulfovibrio hydrothermalis AM13 = DSM 14728 DNA window CAAGTAAGCCCTAGGGCCACATTTCAATTTTCTCGGTGAGAGGGAAGTAGTATTTGGTGTCAGGGCCATACCATTTAGCGTAAATGGTTTCGTAAGTACCGTCGTTCCACATATCCTGAAGTGCAAAGTTTACTGCATCACGGAGCTTGGAATCATCTTCAACCAGACCGATACCGTAAGGTTCGTTGGAGAAGAAATCACCTACGAGTTCATACTTGCCGGGAACCTGTGCAGCATAGCCGAGCAGGATGGTGGAGTCTGTGGACCATGCGTCAGCGCGGCCCATCTGGAGAGCCTGAAAGCACTCGGACTCTTTCTGATAAGAGATCACTTTAGGAGCTGCATCGCCCATTTCTTTGAGCAGTTTTTTTACATTCAGCTCAGAAGTAGTACCCTGCATAACAGCAATTCTTTTGCCTACGAAATCTTTGTGGGTGGAAAACTTGCCTTTAGGAGCAAGAAATTTCTGACCGTCAAAGAAGTAGGTGATGGAAAAATCGATGGATTTGTCACGTGAACGTTTGTGAGTCATGTTAGAAACAGACATATCAATACGTCCCTGCTGGAGGAAACCGATACGGGTCTTGTTGTTAACAGGAACCTGATCAATTTTAACGCC harbors:
- a CDS encoding transporter substrate-binding domain-containing protein, translating into MKRIMTLALSAALVMAFAATAFAGATYDKIMKDKVVRIGIMTDSIPGAFYNAKKEWVGFDVDIANEIAKRMGVKIDQVPVNNKTRIGFLQQGRIDMSVSNMTHKRSRDKSIDFSITYFFDGQKFLAPKGKFSTHKDFVGKRIAVMQGTTSELNVKKLLKEMGDAAPKVISYQKESECFQALQMGRADAWSTDSTILLGYAAQVPGKYELVGDFFSNEPYGIGLVEDDSKLRDAVNFALQDMWNDGTYETIYAKWYGPDTKYYFPLTEKIEMWP